A genomic region of Chelonia mydas isolate rCheMyd1 chromosome 9, rCheMyd1.pri.v2, whole genome shotgun sequence contains the following coding sequences:
- the LOC119567132 gene encoding trihelix transcription factor GT-2, which produces MMDRGYNRDLQQCRVKIKELRQAYRKTKETNGHSESEPQTCRFYDQLHAILGGAPTTTPTLCMDSINGLSCNREMDFGDEEDEEEEEEVEAQQARGETVFPDSQELFFTLDLVPSQPIEAGLPDLKGRERTSAANV; this is translated from the coding sequence atgatggacagaggctataacagggacctgcagcagtgccgcgtgaaaattaaggagctcaggcaagcctaccgaAAAACCAAAGAGACAAACGGCCACTCtgagtcagagccccagacatgccgcttctatgatcagctgcatgccattctaggaggtgcccctacaactaccccaaccctgtgcatGGACTCCATCAATGGACTCTCATGCAACAGGGAAatggattttggggacgaggaagatgaggaggaggaagaggaggttgaagcacagcaagcaagaggagaaaccgttttccccgacagccaggaactgtttttcaccctggatctagtaccctcccaacctATAGAAGCTGGGCTCCCAGACCTAAAAGGCAGAGAACGGACCTCTG